CTTATGCTGATCCGTGATATATCTAATTGGCATCCCTATAATCCGAATGCTGAGCGGGATGCCCATATCGAGGCTGAAGGGGCTATATACTGACCCAATCTACTAATCCACGATCTTCGACGAAGACGAGAAGGCCGCCCCCGAATGACAGCAAATCTCAATATCGTCAAATGCTATGGTACACGGTAAGTAGACTGTACCTCATCGTCATCATCGCTCAGTATTAACACATCGCCTGAGCTAAACAAGGCTCGGGCTTTATTTTGATAATGGGCAATGGGTGTGTCTGAGCCAGTTCGTGTAAAAATTGTGATTGCGGCTTCACTGAAGATGCGCGATCCTTGATCAAATGAATAAGTATTTCCATGTATATCACTTAATTTCCAATTACTAATATCTGTAGTAGGCCCATTGTTGAGGATGTATACTGCCTCATGCGTGATGTCTCCAGCATCATTCACTGTTATTTCGATTCTCGAACCAATAGCGGTTGCGGGAAGTGTTGACAATATATTATCCACTGATGTGTCGTCTTCGGTAGCAACAGCAGTTAGATTAAATCGCTCTATTGGGCAACCTTCTAGGGGGATGATGATAATGTCGCCGATTTCCAAGTGCAAAACGTCTTCTTCAGTGAAATTATTCACTGTCATAATATCGAGATAGTTCACCTCATACTCTAACCCTAGCTTAGAAACATCATCGCCATTTTCTATAACATGATATAGACATCCACTAGGCAGATCATCAAAATAAGTATCTTCAGCCATCGGATTGGTTGCTTGTGTTCGGTTATCTGGTGTGTTTGTGTCTGTCGGACTCGGTGTAATAGTATTGCCCGATAAAATCGGTGTGTCGGTTGGTGTAAGAGTCGTGATTGATGTGATCGTTGGCGCAAGTAAAGTTAGTGTAGTATTAAACTGCGCCGTATCTGTAGCACTGTGGATTGCATAAATGTCCTGTGTTGGAGCGGTAGCTTCAGTGGATGTTTCGGTGTTTGCAACTGCCAGGGCAAATTCGTTGTTGGTTGGTGTAATGTCACCTATATTGCTGCCCGATGAAGCAATTAACAATCCGATAATTAAAGTTCCGATAACTAAAGCACCCGTAACAATCGTAACATATGGCAAGCGTGGCTTAGTAGAAGGCACCCTACGCAGTTTTTGTTCAATCCCATGCGGATCAAATTCTTTGCCATATTGTCGACTATGCATCGCCCATGAGGTACGGGCGCGAGTTAACGTAGACTCGTCATCCACCAAATCCATGACTGAAACATAGCTATTCAGCCTACCCAGCCATTCGTCACACTCTGTACCCCATTCGCCATAATCAAGATGCTTGATATTTGCGAATCCAGATATTGCTTCTTCAAACTTCTTGTCGTTTGCTAACTGTCTTGCTGCTTGAAATTGTTTTGCAAGACTTTTGCCACCAGTTAATGGTTCTGATGGACGACGTACTTTGATGTCTCTGTGAAGCGCCCAATTGATACTATTGTAGGCTGTGTTAATCTGAGTCAGCATTTGCGCCGGATTGCCGTTATACAACAACCATTGTCCACGTGACGGAAGCGCAGACGGAAGTGTAAGTGTCGCAGGGTCATCTAAGATAAACGGCAAAATCGGGCGCTGGCGGTCGCTTGCGTATTTGAGTTCTGCCAAACAATAGGCTGATTGCACCGATTTTTCTGAAGCAACAAAGATGAAAACTTCGCACCACTCAATCTTATCAAGAATCGTGGCCCACCAATCGGCCATGCTAGGAATATCTTCATCCCACCATATCTCATGGCCACTGGCGGTGAGCAGATCAATCACATTACGAACTTCATCTTTGACACTGCGCGAATAACTAACGAAGAATTTTGCCATGAGACTACTTTAGTTGTCTAAATCATAATGTGCTTATTATGACACTCATTTTATATCAGTACCATTGATCTTTGTCTTTAATATTTTACTTCCTTACACTCCACCCATCGTATAAATGCGGTGCGTTACGACCTTTAAAGGGCTAGGCAGTTTTGTCTCAGCCGATGGCCTGCGTTTCCAGTACGATGAAATTCTCCAGTTCAATATGACCGCACGTAACCAATTCCTCCGTCCACACATCAGCCAGTGTTTCCAGTATCGGATACGTTGCCTGATCCCATGTACTCTCTTATGTTTGTTCAGGATTAGCATGCGCACGATGGATCATTGGCGGATACTAAGCAGTAAATCGATAGGAACTGGTAGTTGAACGATAGGACTGGTATATGACGACAGTCATGATCACCGTCATCATTCAATTTCCATTCTGGAAACGCTGCGGTACGAAGTAAGGATTGTAACGCACAACCGTGCCGCGACTAACACATGTAAACAGATTGCTGTTGATGAGCAGTTGGCCCGGTGGGCAAGCTACTCTGACGGTGATAGAGAAACTACTGCGCCTTCGGCGACGATCTTTGCACCTCTTGAAGTCTATTGTATTTGCTATCTATCTTGAGATTTTGGGAAGTTCTGCCTCGCTGAAGTCGAACCTATCTGGGTGCGGACTGTGTAATACCCTGCTCTTATTCATTGTAGCCGTTTACATGTGATGCGTTTCTTTTCGTCTCTACATCGATTAATGCTCGTAGCTCGGCAGTAAGTGGAACCATATCAGTGAACTGTCTGCCATACTCAATATTGAAGATGTAATCGAAATCTGGAGGATTCATCCCCTGATTGTGCTGCAACAGAGTTTCGAGCTTGTCTAAAGCCTTCGCAACTCGAGCTTCTGGCGATGTTGCTTGTTCGTATTCATCCCACAAATCCGTGATTTCCTGTCTGATTGCTCTTGGAAGTGGGGCAATCAATTGAATAAGGTCTTTACGTTCCTGGGCAGATTTTTGCGCATTTTCCGTTTGATGGATCGCAGGTATATCGCCTCCAATCGCTTCACCGAGGTCATGGATGACACACAACTTGAGCAGTTTGGTTATATCGATGTCGGCCAGATATTGCTCGAGTACCATCACCATCAGACATAGACGCCAAGTATGAGAAGCAGTACTTTCTTGTTGTCCTTGTGATGTCCATGAGGTTCGGTAAACGTTCTTCAATTGTTCTGCATCTTGCAGAAACGTCAAGATATTATGAGCTTCTTCTTTATTCACAATGGGTGCTTTCTAAACCAGAGATTTGTTTTCGTATGTATCATACAGGAAGTTTTTGTTCGTTTCACTGATACGTCGAATGTGGCGGAAACCCCGCCTCGCTGAAGCGAAGTGACTCAGGTGCGGACTGTAATGCACAGTCTTGTGCTGCGACTAACGCATGTGGACAGATTGCCATCGGTGAGCATTGGGCTGCCGTATCGGTGTCGTGCTTGTGCTGGTACGGATACTGTTTCCATGCTATTTTGGTGGGGTATTTACGATAAGAAGAATTTGAGGAAAGTCATGAAAATTACGCTAACTGAAATCCACTTGCCCCCTAAATTCATACGGGGGCTTCTCCCTATGTTGTGCCTGATAGCCCTGTTCGGGGGCATTATGGGTAAAGGCTCTGTCGCAACAGCTCAAGACGCCGACAGTGATTTAACTTTCGAAACTCCGGAAGAAACCATCACCTTCTATATGGAATCTTTGGCCGCCGGTGAAATTCCTGCCATCATGCAGACCCTTGCAGTCGATGAGATGAGCAAAAACTTCAGATTCGATTTATATGTTGAACGGCTTCGGGCGCTGAACTTTCAAGCACCTGCGCCATCCGACGATGCTTTTTACACAGAGATAAACAGAGCGCAGTTTTTATGGCAAATACTGTTTCAGACCAGGAATCTGACTTATGGATTGCTTACCACAGACCCGGCGTTGCTCAACGGCCAGACTATTATCATAGACGCTGAAGAAACGACTGCATTTGCGACCGAGTTCATAAGTAATATGGACCTGGAAAGGCTCGCCCAGTTACAGATCGTAACGATAGCGATTCCTAGTCCTGAACTGGTGCAGTCTGAACGTAATGTGGAGAACTGGGATAGATTAGCCCGGATCTATGGGGCCGACGAACTCACTGAACGGGTGGTCCTGTTTGTGTTTGAAGGTGACTCCTATCTTGTCGGTTTCACACTGCTTCGGTATGAGGATGACTGGAAAATCAGCAGTATACAGTCTGCACTGGGTAATACCAGTTCAACGGGTGGTCCCATGCAAATAACCGAGGAAGAATTTCAGGAATTGGTCGGCGGTAGTTAAGTTTCCATATAATATGATCTATATGTCATCGTTGTCTCCATTTCATCAAGGTGAAACGATGACAAGGGCAAAGGAGGCATCAGGGTAACAGCCTATAGACGATTTCGCTGGAACACTGACTTTACACGCAACGATACGGCTGCTGGAACAGCCGTCAGAGCAGCTATGAGTCGGTGGGATTTGCTTCTAGTTGTGTCAGCATCTTCTGATTGGGCGTTTGTGCCTGACTCAGAAGCAAATACTAGTGATGGTTATAGGTCTTACCCAGGTGCCATTAGGAATGATAGTCAATATACGAGGAGCGCTTCGTTGCTTTGGTGTTTAATCACATGACACATACGCCGACCGATCGAGACATTGTCCGGCATTGGGAGCGTTCCGCGTCTGCTTTCAGACTGATCCTTGATAATTTTCTGCGGGGAATGTCATAAGTGAACGTTGAGGATTAGCCTAGAGGGATAATCGTGTCAGATAAGCTGTTGCCAATTTAGGGTTCAAAATCCTGGAAAGGTAGATCCCACGGTCTATAAGTGAGAGGGTTATTCGGCTCATATCAACATATGTATGAAATGCTATAATCGTATTGTGTAATAAGCCAAAATAATCCATACTCTGAGAGGCCTTGAAATGGCAAATGTGCCTGAAAAAATAGAGAATGCAACTATTGTGATCACGGGCGCTTCTAGTGGATTTGGACGTGGAGCAGCGATAGAACTTGGAAAACGAGGCGCCAATGTGGTTGTGGCAGCACGCCGCACAAACCTACTCGAAGAAGTCGTTGCAGAAATTAAAGAAAACGGCGGAGAAGCAACTGCCGTCACAACAGATGTGAGTGTTCAAGATGACATCCAGAACCTCGCTCGCACAGCTATTGAGCAGTACGGGCGTATGGATGTGTGGGTCAATAATGTGGGTGTTGGGGCGATTGGCTATTTTTGGGATATTCCGTTGGATGTTCATGCCCGCGTTACCGATGTGAACTTAAAAGGCTTGATCTATGGGGCGCATGCCGCACTCAATCAATTTATCAAGCAAGGTGGTGGAACGTTAGTTAATGTCGGTTCTATTGATAGTGAAGTACCGCTTGCGCTCCAAAACACGTATGCAGCGACAAAAGCTGCTGTTTTAAGCTTGAGTCGCTCTCTAAATGAGGAGCTTCGTTTAAGCGGTCACGGGGAAAATATTAGTGTTGCCACGATTATGCCATGGGCAGTGGATACGCCCTGGTGGACCCATGCCGCGAACTACACCGGACATGCGCCTCGGATGGCAGCCATGGATGACCCGGCATTGGTGGTAGAAGAAATTATCAAGGCCTGTACAGATCCCAGAGAAGAAATGCCGGTAGGGCCAAAAGCGCGTGCATCCGATATTTCTCACCATCTGTTTCCTGATTTTGTAGAACGCATGACGGCGACTCTCTCTAAACAAGAAAGTCAGAAAGGTATGAAAGCCGAGCATACAACGGGAACGCTTTTTGAGCCCATGCAGGCGGGCAATACCATTGAAGGCGGCATACGGGAGAGAATGGAAAAAGAAGATCGCCAAGACTAAAAAATTCGTTTACTCACAATCGTTCCATCGGGAGCTATGAGGTCGAATGCCTGGGTGAGAACAGACCTTCGAATCAGGGAGATGAACACCCATGACCGAATATGTTGGTGAGCCTAAAATCTACCAGCGAGACTTGGTACATTACATGGGCATCCGCATTCAGACCCCTTTCGGGGGCATGTTTGCTGAGGTCGACAAACTTCGCAAAGAGCTTGCGCAATGGTTTAAGGCGAACGAGATTGAATCACACGGACATTCCTTGTTACGCTATTATGTCATTGATATGGAAGGCATAATGGACATTGAATACGGAACGATGGTGGATGTCCCTCTCGCAGGAGACAATCGGGTTCAACCTGCTAGCCTTCCAACCGGACACTATGCCAGCCTCATTTACAGTCGCTATGCCCTCAGAGGTAACAAAGCGCTCCTCGGTTTCATTCAAGATAACAATCTTCTGGTCGATAGATGGGACGATGAAAAAGGCGATGCATTTCGCTGTCGTTTTGAGATGTACCTCACTGACCCTAAAGTTGAACACCGTAAATCAAAATGGGATATTGAAGTCGCCATCAAGCTAGTGGATGAACATCAATAGTAAGCTATCGGATATACTAGTATAGGCTTCTAATTCAGCGAATCGGCAGTATCGTCCGAGAATATCGGATACTGATAGGTTATGCGCTGGTGGTAGGCTGCGATGTTGCTGTTCTACATCGGCGCTTCGTCCTCATTGGTTCTCACTTCTTAGGTAAGCTGATCTATCCCTATGGTTGAGGCCATCTTAGCGAGAGTTAGCGGATCATACGTTGTAAAATCCAATCGAAAAGGCGATCGCCTCCCCATTGACGCATCAAGAGCATAGGACGCGCTAAATTAC
The Phototrophicus methaneseepsis DNA segment above includes these coding regions:
- a CDS encoding TIR domain-containing protein, which codes for MAKFFVSYSRSVKDEVRNVIDLLTASGHEIWWDEDIPSMADWWATILDKIEWCEVFIFVASEKSVQSAYCLAELKYASDRQRPILPFILDDPATLTLPSALPSRGQWLLYNGNPAQMLTQINTAYNSINWALHRDIKVRRPSEPLTGGKSLAKQFQAARQLANDKKFEEAISGFANIKHLDYGEWGTECDEWLGRLNSYVSVMDLVDDESTLTRARTSWAMHSRQYGKEFDPHGIEQKLRRVPSTKPRLPYVTIVTGALVIGTLIIGLLIASSGSNIGDITPTNNEFALAVANTETSTEATAPTQDIYAIHSATDTAQFNTTLTLLAPTITSITTLTPTDTPILSGNTITPSPTDTNTPDNRTQATNPMAEDTYFDDLPSGCLYHVIENGDDVSKLGLEYEVNYLDIMTVNNFTEEDVLHLEIGDIIIIPLEGCPIERFNLTAVATEDDTSVDNILSTLPATAIGSRIEITVNDAGDITHEAVYILNNGPTTDISNWKLSDIHGNTYSFDQGSRIFSEAAITIFTRTGSDTPIAHYQNKARALFSSGDVLILSDDDDEVQSTYRVP
- a CDS encoding HD domain-containing protein, yielding MNKEEAHNILTFLQDAEQLKNVYRTSWTSQGQQESTASHTWRLCLMVMVLEQYLADIDITKLLKLCVIHDLGEAIGGDIPAIHQTENAQKSAQERKDLIQLIAPLPRAIRQEITDLWDEYEQATSPEARVAKALDKLETLLQHNQGMNPPDFDYIFNIEYGRQFTDMVPLTAELRALIDVETKRNASHVNGYNE
- a CDS encoding SDR family NAD(P)-dependent oxidoreductase, which gives rise to MANVPEKIENATIVITGASSGFGRGAAIELGKRGANVVVAARRTNLLEEVVAEIKENGGEATAVTTDVSVQDDIQNLARTAIEQYGRMDVWVNNVGVGAIGYFWDIPLDVHARVTDVNLKGLIYGAHAALNQFIKQGGGTLVNVGSIDSEVPLALQNTYAATKAAVLSLSRSLNEELRLSGHGENISVATIMPWAVDTPWWTHAANYTGHAPRMAAMDDPALVVEEIIKACTDPREEMPVGPKARASDISHHLFPDFVERMTATLSKQESQKGMKAEHTTGTLFEPMQAGNTIEGGIRERMEKEDRQD
- a CDS encoding GyrI-like domain-containing protein, which gives rise to MTEYVGEPKIYQRDLVHYMGIRIQTPFGGMFAEVDKLRKELAQWFKANEIESHGHSLLRYYVIDMEGIMDIEYGTMVDVPLAGDNRVQPASLPTGHYASLIYSRYALRGNKALLGFIQDNNLLVDRWDDEKGDAFRCRFEMYLTDPKVEHRKSKWDIEVAIKLVDEHQ